One window of the Bradyrhizobium sp. NP1 genome contains the following:
- a CDS encoding alpha/beta hydrolase produces MIATDDMAPLDDAGTSRYVTIDGSRVHYNLVECSGPSGIPIILTHGGGPGATSWNNFLYNARALSSRYSCYFYDLPGFGASEAVQISGPVHSWYAEKFLKFMDALKIERAHLVNQSYGGAMAIKVAAMAPSRVDHLVITGSRPVLGSLIAPASTSRGKLALQRYYSGENGPTPEQMRFLLAELEFHNPDRITDLNVKLRYETSITPNVRDFLSQPVKRGQPESLFEEFRNVKARTLIIHGLHDAFGSVDVPLTMVNQFADARLHLVASAGHHVQTECPTEYNPVVLGFLP; encoded by the coding sequence GTGATCGCAACAGATGACATGGCGCCGCTCGATGACGCGGGGACCAGCAGATACGTGACGATTGACGGCAGCCGGGTCCACTACAACCTGGTCGAATGCTCAGGACCATCGGGCATTCCCATCATCCTGACTCATGGCGGTGGCCCAGGCGCAACGAGCTGGAACAACTTTCTTTACAACGCTCGTGCGCTTTCGAGCCGGTATAGCTGCTACTTCTATGACCTGCCAGGTTTCGGCGCCTCGGAGGCCGTGCAGATCAGCGGCCCCGTGCATTCCTGGTACGCCGAAAAGTTTTTGAAGTTCATGGATGCGCTCAAGATCGAACGGGCCCATCTCGTCAATCAGTCCTATGGCGGGGCCATGGCCATCAAGGTGGCAGCAATGGCGCCGTCACGCGTCGATCATCTCGTCATCACCGGCTCGCGGCCTGTTCTCGGCAGTCTTATCGCTCCGGCTTCAACGAGCCGTGGCAAGCTGGCGCTGCAGCGATACTATTCCGGCGAGAACGGTCCGACGCCGGAGCAGATGCGATTTCTGCTGGCTGAGTTGGAATTCCACAACCCGGACAGAATCACGGACCTGAACGTCAAGCTCCGATACGAGACGAGCATCACACCGAACGTGCGTGACTTTCTGTCTCAACCTGTCAAGCGAGGCCAGCCTGAGAGCCTGTTCGAGGAATTTCGCAATGTGAAGGCACGAACCCTCATCATCCACGGCCTGCACGATGCGTTCGGCAGCGTCGACGTCCCCCTCACGATGGTCAATCAATTCGCCGACGCCCGACTCCACCTCGTCGCGAGCGCGGGACATCACGTCCAAACGGAATGCCCGACAGAATACAATCCGGTGGTTCTCGGATTTCTACCGTGA
- a CDS encoding D-amino acid dehydrogenase, protein MAHVAVIGAGVTGVTSAYALLEKGHSVTVFERERYAAMETSFANGGQLSTSNAEVWNHPSTLLKGIKWLFRKDAPLLVNLKPSWHKYSWLGEFIAQIPRYRRNTISTVRLALEARRTLFAIAERENLEFDLEKRGILHVYWSRTGFEHAKRVNGLLGEGGLERHPVTAEEIRGLEPTLHGDFYGGFFTPSDATGDIHKFTRGLAAVCARRGAHFFYESSIQHVSVSEAGVRLQWLTAQGKTEEIATDAVVVCAGVASRRLAATLGDRINIYPVKGYSITVNLDDAKSRDAAPWVSLLDDDAKIVTSRLGSGRFRVAGTAEFNGFNRDIRADRVRPLVDWTRKLFPDVSTARVVPWSGLRPMTPSMLPRVGAGRRPGVFYNTGHGHLGWTLSAATAGMIADAVEVGLRGR, encoded by the coding sequence ATGGCACATGTAGCAGTCATCGGCGCCGGAGTTACGGGCGTTACATCCGCCTATGCCCTTCTTGAGAAGGGGCACTCCGTCACGGTATTCGAACGAGAACGTTATGCGGCGATGGAGACATCATTTGCGAACGGTGGGCAACTTTCGACCAGCAACGCGGAGGTGTGGAACCATCCTTCGACGTTGCTGAAAGGCATCAAATGGCTTTTCAGGAAGGACGCGCCGCTGCTCGTCAATCTCAAGCCCAGCTGGCACAAATACTCCTGGCTCGGCGAGTTCATTGCCCAGATTCCGCGCTATCGCCGCAATACGATCTCAACGGTCCGGCTGGCGCTCGAAGCCCGCCGCACACTGTTTGCGATTGCAGAGAGAGAGAATCTTGAGTTCGATCTGGAAAAGCGCGGCATTCTGCACGTCTATTGGAGTCGCACCGGCTTCGAGCATGCAAAAAGGGTCAATGGGCTACTTGGCGAAGGTGGTCTCGAACGTCACCCCGTCACGGCGGAGGAGATCAGGGGTCTCGAACCGACATTGCATGGCGACTTCTATGGCGGATTCTTCACGCCTTCCGATGCAACCGGCGACATTCACAAATTCACGCGCGGCCTTGCCGCAGTCTGTGCGCGCCGAGGAGCCCATTTCTTTTATGAATCGTCGATCCAGCACGTCAGCGTGTCGGAAGCCGGCGTGCGCCTGCAATGGTTGACGGCTCAAGGCAAAACGGAGGAGATCGCCACCGACGCAGTCGTGGTTTGCGCAGGCGTGGCGAGCAGGCGGCTTGCGGCTACATTGGGCGATCGGATCAATATCTACCCCGTGAAGGGCTATTCGATCACGGTGAACCTCGACGACGCCAAGAGCCGGGATGCTGCACCATGGGTCAGTCTGCTCGACGACGATGCAAAGATCGTAACCAGTCGGCTCGGCTCCGGCCGCTTCCGTGTCGCCGGAACAGCGGAGTTTAATGGCTTCAATCGCGATATTCGCGCCGACCGGGTACGTCCTCTCGTGGACTGGACCCGCAAGCTGTTTCCAGACGTATCAACAGCGCGAGTGGTTCCGTGGTCCGGACTGCGTCCGATGACGCCAAGCATGCTGCCGCGCGTTGGTGCGGGGCGAAGGCCGGGTGTCTTTTACAACACCGGCCATGGCCACCTGGGCTGGACGCTCTCTGCGGCAACCGCTGGCATGATTGCGGACGCGGTTGAAGTTGGTTTGCGTGGGCGGTGA
- a CDS encoding (2Fe-2S)-binding protein has protein sequence MLLADFLRHEMRLTGTHVGCEIGVCGACTVIVDDEAVRSCLMFAAQIDGREVRTVESLAKNHELTPLQLAFSRCHALQCGFCTPGVLMTLTAALEKEIWPADAEEARELLSGNLCRCTGYQGIVDAILELRP, from the coding sequence ATGCTGCTGGCGGATTTCCTTCGGCACGAGATGCGGCTGACGGGAACGCATGTCGGTTGCGAAATCGGTGTATGCGGCGCCTGCACGGTCATCGTGGATGACGAGGCCGTGCGCTCGTGCCTGATGTTTGCTGCCCAGATCGATGGGCGGGAGGTGCGGACTGTCGAGAGCCTGGCGAAGAATCACGAACTGACGCCATTGCAATTGGCGTTTAGCCGGTGTCATGCGCTGCAGTGCGGCTTCTGTACGCCAGGCGTTTTGATGACGCTTACGGCGGCTCTGGAAAAGGAGATTTGGCCTGCTGATGCCGAGGAGGCAAGGGAGCTGCTGTCCGGAAATCTTTGTCGTTGCACGGGTTACCAGGGAATCGTCGACGCCATTCTGGAGTTGAGGCCTTGA
- a CDS encoding PDR/VanB family oxidoreductase has product MSIDHSGPIDVQVAEIEECGRDIRAYTLRSLNRNHLPFAEAGAHIDLLLPNGLIRQYSLILAGRPTGDYRVAIKRDANSRGGSAYIHTDVRVGTVLAISAPRNHFPLDEDAPHSVLIAGGIGITPIFSMAHRLLSLSKAWELHYACRSRADVAFADEMPRGSNIHLHLDDESNGQYLDLSRIVARAPQGAHFYCCGPLPLMVAFEKAAAGIQDSRKHVEYFTPKEVVRPQGGFKVKLAKTGKVLTIPQGGSILDALKTAGVSVDHSCTEGICGTCETKVLAGVPDHRDSVLTPAERAANNTIMVCCSGSKSEELVLDL; this is encoded by the coding sequence ATGAGCATTGACCATAGCGGGCCGATCGACGTGCAGGTTGCCGAAATCGAGGAGTGCGGACGCGATATCCGGGCTTACACCCTGCGCTCCCTAAACCGGAATCACTTGCCGTTCGCGGAGGCGGGAGCGCATATCGATCTTCTCCTGCCGAACGGCTTGATCCGTCAGTATTCGCTGATCTTGGCAGGACGTCCGACCGGCGATTACAGGGTTGCTATAAAGCGCGATGCCAACAGTCGGGGTGGGTCCGCCTACATTCACACCGACGTTCGCGTCGGAACGGTCCTCGCGATAAGCGCACCCCGAAATCATTTTCCGCTGGACGAGGATGCACCGCATTCCGTGCTGATCGCGGGCGGCATTGGAATAACCCCGATCTTCAGCATGGCTCATCGTCTGTTGAGCCTGAGCAAGGCGTGGGAGCTGCACTACGCGTGCCGCTCGCGTGCCGATGTCGCCTTTGCCGACGAGATGCCACGCGGTTCGAATATTCACCTGCATCTCGACGATGAAAGCAACGGTCAATATCTCGATCTGAGCAGGATCGTCGCACGTGCGCCGCAAGGAGCTCATTTCTACTGCTGCGGGCCGCTGCCGCTGATGGTTGCGTTCGAGAAAGCGGCAGCAGGAATTCAGGATTCACGCAAGCACGTCGAGTATTTCACGCCAAAGGAGGTGGTGCGGCCCCAGGGCGGGTTCAAGGTGAAGCTCGCCAAGACCGGCAAGGTGCTCACCATTCCGCAGGGGGGCTCGATCCTCGACGCTTTGAAAACGGCCGGCGTATCGGTCGACCACTCCTGCACCGAAGGCATTTGTGGCACGTGCGAAACGAAAGTGCTGGCGGGCGTACCTGATCATCGCGACTCGGTCCTCACTCCGGCCGAGCGAGCGGCCAACAACACCATCATGGTGTGCTGTTCGGGATCGAAATCCGAAGAGCTCGTCCTTGACCTCTGA
- a CDS encoding tyrosine-type recombinase/integrase, with product MASPRSDTPRKADYVWTTIARVLSVAKDRGKIAVNVCERGGRLYEPDRSEVVWTAEDIRAFCDVASVELQAALLLALWTGQRQGDLLRLTWTDYDGTYIRMRQSKGHSGKGRRRVTIPVGPPLKAALDAGLKEKRSAVTILVNSFGRPWTEDGFRTSWDKAFRKTSLKDLHFHDLRGTAVTRLALSNCSVPEIASITGHSMKTVEEILDAHYLGGRLELAESAIKKLGQVYG from the coding sequence TTGGCGTCACCTCGCTCCGATACGCCGCGCAAAGCGGACTACGTCTGGACAACGATCGCGCGCGTTCTGTCGGTTGCGAAGGATCGCGGTAAGATCGCTGTGAACGTCTGCGAGCGCGGTGGCCGGCTTTACGAACCTGATCGGTCGGAGGTCGTATGGACCGCCGAGGACATACGCGCTTTCTGCGATGTGGCGTCCGTCGAGTTGCAGGCCGCTCTCCTGCTTGCGCTATGGACAGGCCAGCGCCAGGGAGACCTGCTTCGGTTAACCTGGACCGACTACGATGGTACGTACATTCGCATGCGTCAGTCGAAGGGACACAGCGGCAAAGGCCGGCGCCGCGTAACCATTCCGGTGGGCCCGCCACTGAAAGCGGCGCTTGATGCTGGTTTGAAGGAGAAGCGCTCGGCTGTGACCATCCTGGTAAACTCGTTCGGCCGGCCATGGACGGAAGATGGTTTCAGGACCAGCTGGGACAAGGCGTTCAGGAAAACGTCGCTTAAGGACCTGCACTTCCATGATCTGCGCGGCACTGCTGTCACGCGTCTGGCGCTGTCGAATTGCTCAGTTCCGGAGATCGCCTCGATCACCGGCCATTCGATGAAGACGGTGGAGGAGATCCTGGACGCACACTACCTTGGTGGCCGCCTCGAACTCGCGGAGTCAGCGATCAAGAAGTTGGGCCAGGTATACGGGTAG
- a CDS encoding FAD binding domain-containing protein, with translation MRPSTLGEALELLHYHGDEARPLAGGQSLVPMMNLRMARPSMLVDLNVVPELSGIALQSDFLRVGAMTRQAVILDDAQVRQHAPLVVVALKHVGHFQTRSRGTIGGSLAHADPSAELALAMVTLNARLRLQSVNGERVIEAHEFFIDAMTTAIGAGEIITEIMIPRSPPDAKVVFREYARREGDFAIVSTAVQRSAGESSLLVAVGGVASVPFFCSELSRRFSRSGFDTAIATDLARAELERIEPMSDLNADGAYRRHVASIFLLESLREVFA, from the coding sequence GTGCGTCCGTCCACGCTCGGGGAGGCCCTCGAACTTCTCCATTACCATGGTGACGAAGCCCGGCCCTTAGCGGGAGGACAAAGTCTGGTCCCGATGATGAACTTGCGGATGGCGCGACCATCGATGCTGGTCGATCTGAACGTCGTTCCGGAACTTTCGGGAATCGCGCTTCAGTCGGACTTCTTGCGCGTGGGGGCGATGACGCGGCAGGCCGTCATACTGGACGATGCGCAGGTCAGGCAGCACGCCCCACTCGTAGTTGTCGCTCTGAAGCATGTCGGTCATTTCCAGACGCGCAGCCGTGGAACGATAGGCGGAAGCCTGGCGCACGCTGATCCCTCGGCAGAGCTGGCCCTGGCAATGGTCACGCTAAACGCGCGGCTGCGGCTCCAGAGCGTCAACGGCGAGAGAGTGATCGAGGCACACGAGTTCTTCATTGACGCGATGACGACGGCGATCGGGGCCGGCGAGATCATCACCGAGATCATGATTCCGAGATCCCCGCCAGACGCCAAAGTTGTCTTTCGCGAATATGCGAGGCGTGAAGGCGATTTCGCGATCGTGAGCACGGCCGTTCAACGGTCCGCAGGTGAGTCCAGCCTGTTGGTGGCCGTCGGTGGCGTAGCGTCTGTTCCTTTCTTCTGCAGTGAACTGAGTCGCCGCTTCTCGAGATCCGGCTTTGACACAGCGATAGCCACCGATCTGGCTCGTGCCGAGCTGGAGCGAATAGAACCGATGTCGGACCTCAACGCCGACGGCGCATATCGGCGTCACGTCGCGTCGATCTTTCTGCTCGAATCCCTGCGCGAGGTCTTTGCGTGA
- a CDS encoding carbon monoxide dehydrogenase subunit G: MVLSGEVKLNASRDLLWKMLFDPDILKVCIPGCEALEKIDDSTFQAVAKIKVGPVAARFKGKVSLEDLDPPSGCKIVGQGEGGVAGFAKGGATVTLAEDDGGTLLTYSVEAQIGGKLAQLGQRLISGTAKKLADEFFLGFAKAAQK, encoded by the coding sequence ATGGTATTAAGTGGCGAAGTCAAACTCAATGCATCACGCGATCTGCTTTGGAAAATGCTATTCGACCCAGACATTCTCAAGGTTTGCATTCCCGGTTGTGAGGCATTGGAAAAGATCGACGATTCGACCTTTCAGGCTGTTGCAAAAATCAAAGTTGGGCCGGTCGCGGCGCGGTTCAAGGGTAAGGTGAGCCTAGAAGATCTGGATCCACCGAGCGGATGCAAAATCGTCGGTCAAGGCGAAGGAGGCGTTGCGGGTTTCGCCAAGGGCGGAGCAACCGTTACTCTCGCGGAAGACGATGGTGGCACCTTGCTAACGTATAGCGTGGAGGCGCAGATCGGAGGCAAGCTTGCCCAACTCGGGCAGCGATTAATCAGTGGGACCGCGAAGAAGTTAGCAGACGAGTTTTTTTTAGGCTTTGCCAAAGCGGCGCAAAAATAG
- a CDS encoding xanthine dehydrogenase family protein molybdopterin-binding subunit codes for MYENNKARLLRAEDYSLLTGRGSFVDDIHMDRMAQAVFVRSPIAHARIKSIDTEPAQKAGAILILTAKDLPFIEKRLAARYWHPSIRKVLPTFLAVDVVRYVGEAVALVVAEDRYRAEDLAELIEVDYEPMEAVAKAGQGVSPGSEPLHSEWPGNVAAQFRHSIGDADVALGRSARRMERRFYFHRQGGMPLETRGCVANYDHAQEALTIWTSTQTHYAVRANLAEILQLPEQSVRVRAESVGGGFGAKSRPYHEEVLISYASRLIGRPVKWIEDRLEHMQATTQSRGIETALELGYDDSGRVEALRGRLVVDIGAYVFTSGIITAEVAAAHCCGPYKIPNVAVDVFCVGTNKTPLATCRGAGQPEATFPLECLLDLIAADVGISAAEIRDRNIVRPQDMPYDPSISYGGSKGIFESGDFPAMIQRAMLTSGYHEKVEQGPRGERIAWGMACGLEATGLINFETARVRVDGSGVVHVDCGLTSQGQGQVTALRDICAETLGVSPRYVVVRLGDTDLLGFGRGTFASRGAVMGGNAVAGAAAKVRRKILAGAAQLLQCVPEMLNISDGLVVRADGTATALSLRDIAQACQPNGLLFSGDVAALEDTYVFDNKNTVTMALSVHAAKVAVDERTGGCSVVDYVVVHDAGRMLVPKVVEGQIVGGAAEGIGCTLFSEFVHDEEGQLLTGSLADYLLISAPETPEIRIDHLETKATTNPLGIRGVGEGGTIAAPPAIVNAVRRAIGPREVELQEQLFRLPLRPDNVLRALGQFQDS; via the coding sequence ATGTACGAGAACAACAAGGCGCGACTTTTACGAGCAGAAGACTATTCGCTCCTGACCGGCCGCGGGTCGTTTGTCGACGATATTCACATGGACCGAATGGCTCAGGCCGTCTTCGTGCGCAGTCCGATCGCGCACGCGCGCATCAAATCAATCGACACCGAACCAGCGCAGAAGGCTGGAGCAATCCTGATCCTGACGGCCAAGGATCTTCCCTTTATCGAAAAGAGACTGGCTGCGCGGTACTGGCACCCGAGCATACGCAAGGTATTGCCGACCTTCCTCGCCGTGGACGTGGTTCGCTACGTCGGAGAGGCAGTTGCTCTTGTCGTGGCAGAAGATCGGTATCGGGCCGAGGATTTGGCGGAACTGATAGAGGTGGATTACGAGCCGATGGAGGCTGTTGCCAAGGCCGGGCAGGGCGTCTCCCCAGGATCGGAGCCGTTACATTCGGAGTGGCCCGGGAACGTGGCAGCGCAGTTCCGGCACAGCATTGGCGACGCTGATGTTGCGCTTGGCCGCTCGGCGCGACGAATGGAGCGTCGTTTCTATTTCCATCGGCAAGGGGGGATGCCGCTGGAGACGCGCGGTTGCGTCGCCAATTACGACCATGCGCAGGAAGCCTTGACGATCTGGACGTCCACCCAAACGCACTATGCCGTGCGCGCGAATCTCGCGGAAATCCTCCAGCTCCCCGAACAGAGCGTGCGGGTCAGAGCGGAAAGCGTTGGCGGCGGTTTCGGCGCCAAGTCGCGGCCGTATCACGAGGAGGTGCTGATCTCGTACGCCAGCCGTTTGATCGGCCGTCCGGTGAAATGGATCGAGGATCGGCTTGAGCACATGCAAGCGACGACGCAGTCGCGCGGGATCGAGACTGCGCTGGAGCTTGGTTACGACGATTCCGGAAGGGTCGAGGCGCTACGGGGTCGGCTCGTCGTCGACATAGGCGCCTACGTGTTCACCAGTGGCATTATCACGGCGGAGGTCGCCGCGGCACATTGCTGCGGCCCTTACAAGATCCCGAACGTTGCCGTAGACGTGTTCTGCGTCGGAACCAACAAGACGCCGCTTGCCACCTGTCGTGGCGCAGGGCAGCCCGAGGCGACCTTTCCCTTGGAGTGCTTGTTGGATCTCATAGCTGCTGACGTTGGAATCTCCGCGGCCGAAATCCGCGATCGGAACATCGTTCGTCCGCAGGATATGCCCTACGACCCGTCGATCAGCTATGGGGGATCGAAGGGCATATTCGAAAGCGGCGACTTTCCTGCCATGATTCAAAGGGCCATGCTGACGAGCGGCTACCACGAGAAGGTCGAGCAGGGGCCTCGTGGAGAGCGCATCGCCTGGGGTATGGCCTGCGGGCTCGAAGCCACCGGTCTGATCAATTTTGAAACGGCAAGAGTGCGCGTGGACGGTTCCGGTGTCGTGCACGTTGACTGCGGCTTGACGTCGCAAGGTCAGGGGCAGGTGACGGCACTACGTGACATCTGTGCGGAGACGCTCGGCGTCAGCCCGCGATATGTGGTCGTGAGGTTGGGCGATACCGATCTGCTCGGCTTTGGCAGAGGCACGTTCGCGAGCCGCGGCGCCGTGATGGGCGGGAACGCCGTCGCCGGGGCGGCAGCCAAGGTGCGGAGAAAAATTTTGGCCGGAGCTGCCCAGCTCCTCCAATGCGTCCCCGAAATGCTGAACATAAGCGACGGCCTGGTTGTGCGTGCCGACGGAACGGCAACGGCACTCTCGCTGCGGGACATAGCCCAGGCCTGCCAGCCGAACGGTCTGCTCTTTTCAGGAGATGTCGCCGCGCTCGAAGATACATACGTGTTCGACAACAAGAACACGGTTACGATGGCACTCTCGGTTCACGCTGCAAAGGTCGCCGTGGACGAGAGAACCGGCGGCTGCTCAGTCGTGGATTATGTCGTCGTTCATGACGCCGGCCGCATGCTCGTTCCCAAAGTCGTGGAAGGCCAGATCGTGGGCGGCGCTGCCGAAGGAATCGGCTGCACGCTGTTCTCAGAATTTGTTCATGACGAAGAGGGGCAGCTCTTGACCGGTTCACTCGCCGATTACCTGCTCATCTCTGCGCCGGAAACACCTGAAATTCGGATTGATCACCTCGAAACGAAGGCAACGACAAATCCGCTGGGGATCCGTGGAGTAGGAGAGGGAGGAACCATCGCTGCGCCGCCGGCGATCGTGAATGCGGTCAGGCGCGCCATAGGGCCAAGGGAAGTCGAGCTCCAGGAACAATTGTTTCGGTTGCCGCTGAGGCCCGACAATGTCCTGCGGGCCTTGGGTCAATTTCAGGATTCGTGA
- a CDS encoding IclR family transcriptional regulator C-terminal domain-containing protein yields MERTIGPAVAKDRQPYQSVYALERGLRIIEILSQKGWTRPGKLAGLTSIDRSSTYRLLSTLIGAGYVVKRDSDGSYALSSKIGLLADGFIQTDLAAQIAAPFLEQLTSEISWPSDFAGLIGGEIVILESTHRVSPLSIHRAMVGKRRSLVNSSLGQAILSVLRKEELETVLSLVTRQGGPDAGVASSRSVIGQIVRDVRQRGYAAAVGAEEGKRVGAIALPVRAPNAVIGAINIIFFHSAMTTNEAAERYLPQLRKCANDIAKALASAPALHHAGHSLDET; encoded by the coding sequence GTGGAGCGAACCATCGGACCGGCCGTGGCCAAAGATCGTCAGCCCTATCAATCAGTGTACGCCCTTGAGCGCGGCCTGAGAATTATCGAGATACTCAGCCAAAAGGGATGGACCAGGCCAGGCAAATTGGCCGGCCTCACGTCGATCGATAGATCGTCGACCTATCGCCTTCTCAGTACGCTGATCGGCGCCGGTTATGTCGTCAAGCGAGACTCGGACGGCTCTTACGCACTCAGCTCAAAGATCGGCTTGCTCGCCGACGGGTTCATCCAAACCGATCTCGCGGCGCAAATTGCGGCACCGTTTCTCGAGCAACTTACGAGCGAAATTTCGTGGCCCAGCGATTTCGCGGGTTTGATCGGCGGCGAGATCGTCATCCTCGAGTCCACTCACCGGGTGAGTCCGCTGTCGATACACCGGGCAATGGTCGGAAAGCGCCGATCGCTGGTCAACTCATCGCTGGGTCAGGCGATTCTGAGCGTTCTTCGGAAGGAAGAGCTTGAAACGGTTCTCAGCCTTGTGACCCGACAGGGGGGACCTGATGCCGGCGTCGCGAGCAGCCGATCCGTCATCGGCCAGATTGTTCGCGACGTCAGGCAACGCGGTTACGCCGCGGCGGTGGGCGCCGAGGAAGGTAAACGCGTGGGCGCCATCGCGCTGCCCGTGCGCGCTCCCAACGCCGTGATAGGGGCGATCAATATCATCTTTTTTCACAGCGCCATGACGACAAACGAGGCCGCGGAGCGCTATCTTCCACAACTGCGAAAATGTGCAAACGATATCGCCAAGGCGCTCGCAAGCGCACCAGCACTTCATCACGCCGGCCATTCGCTTGACGAGACCTGA